In Thunnus thynnus chromosome 11, fThuThy2.1, whole genome shotgun sequence, the following proteins share a genomic window:
- the ikzf2 gene encoding zinc finger protein Helios, with amino-acid sequence MEAPEGYCASNGQCSPGKEKSRMLVDMSTPNGQTVPQGPNSPSELTIKQEEETGEEADNKSPALEGLGQTGEEEGVALEESMTVSPSNTQDGLSGQSMAADAESRQPNGDRPFQCNQCGVSFTQKGNLLRHIKLHTGEKPFKCPFCNYACRRRDALTGHLRTHAVGKPHKCNYCGRSYKQRTSLEEHKERCHSYLQSIGLDPTANTGPYTGEVPKESRPMATFDRPPVIERLHSNVGKRKSTTPQKFVGDKIPRLSYPDLGYEMGLKYEKKAELMPAHMMDQAISNAITYLGSDTLRPMLHHPGPHISMAEVVPMVNPLFHHVLPLGQRTDRPGNCDTLPPQLPLLTDFPSHPTSNGPTALTRQGRQAQPGQEESPNHSGVDSADSARSSPQERQSYHGSNPPPGLRSQASPAVVFSGDRVREASPRSGMVTGIMRVATERPVSQEGVRVFGREGQELRAFQCEHCRVLFLDHVMYTIHMGCHGYRDPLECNICGHRSKDRYEFSSHIVRGEHTFQ; translated from the exons GTAACGGCCAATGCTCTCCCGGTAAGGAGAAGTCGAGAATGTTGGTGGATATGTCAACACCTAATGGACAGACTGTTCCTCAGGGTCCTAATTCCCCCAGTG aaCTGACGATTAagcaagaggaagaaacagGGGAGGAGGCTGACAACAAAAGCCCAGCACTTGAAGGGCTAGGCCAAAcaggggaagaggagggagtAGCATTAGAGGAATCCATGACTGTCAGCCCAAGCAACACACAGGATGGATTGTCTGGGCAAAGTATGGCAGCTGATGCAGAAAGTCGACAACCTAATG GTGACAGGCCGTTCCAGTGCAACCAGTGTGGCGTCTCGTTCACCCAGAAGGGAAACCTGCTTCGACACATCAAGCTGCACACAGGCGAAAAACCCTTCAAATGCCCCTTCTGCAACTATGCCTGTCGGCGGCGAGATGCCCTCACTGGTCATCTGCGCACTCATGCTG TTGGAAAACCACACAAGTGCAACTACTGTGGGCGGAGCTACAAACAGCGGACCTCCCTAGAGGAGCACAAAGAACGCTGCCATAGTTACCTGCAGAGTATCGGCTTGGATCCAACCGCCAACACTGGCCCTTACACAG GTGAGGTTCCTAAAGAGTCAAGGCCCATGGCTACCTTTGATCGGCCACCTGTTATTGAAAGACTGCACAGCAATGTTGGCAAGAGGAAGAGCACCACACCTCAGAAATTTGTGG GTGACAAGATCCCACGCCTCAGCTACCCTGACCTAGGATATGAGATGGGCCTCAAGTACGAGAAGAAGGCTGAGCTGATGCCGGCCCACATGATGGACCAGGCCATCAGCAATGCCATCACTTACCTTGGATCAGACACACTTCGGCCCATGCTCCACCATCCAGGGCCCCATATTTCTATGGCTGAGGTGGTGCCCATGGTCAACCCCCTGTTCCATCATGTCCTGCCCCTGGGCCAACGAACAGACCGCCCAGGAAACTGTGACACGCTGCCACCACAGCTACCACTGCTCACTGATTTCCCCAGCCATCCCACCTCAAATGGCCCCACTGCTTTGACCAGGCAGGGCAGGCAGGCTCAGCCAGGGCAAGAGGAATCTCCCAACCACAGTGGAGTTGACTCGGCCGATTCAGCTCGCAGCAGCCCTCAGGAGAGGCAAAGCTACCATGGTAGCAACCCCCCTCCCGGCCTCAGGTCGCAAGCAAGTCCAGCAGTGGTCTTTTCAGGTGACCGGGTGAGAGAAGCATCACCCAGAAGTGGAATGGTGACTGGGATAATGCGAGTGGCCACAGAGAGGCCTGTAAGTCAGGAAGGGGTGCGGGTCTTTGGACGTGAAGGCCAGGAGTTGCGGGCTTTCCAGTGTGAGCACTGTCGGGTACTCTTCCTGGACCATGTCATGTATACCATCCACATgggttgccatggttacagaGATCCACTGGAATGCAACATCTGTGGTCACCGCAGCAAAGACCGCTATGAGTTCTCCTCTCACATAGTCCGTGGTGAACACACCTTCCAGTAA